A single Methanolobus sp. ZRKC5 DNA region contains:
- a CDS encoding IS5 family transposase, whose protein sequence is MDSFTDFALNEEYKRLQSVGDKLAEIEYLVDWKPFRPILESMYINRTASGGRPEADVIVMFKMLVLQQWHGLSDAELEKQCIDRISFRKFLGFPEYVPDSTTVWSFRKRIIDNGKEKAVWDEMQNQLDALGLKIKKGMIQDATFIHSDPGHAKADVLRGKDAKTRRSKDGTWTKKNGKSHFGYKLHTIIDKDYELIRRFETTTASLHDSQVDLSEKGEVVYRDKGYFGAIAKGFAATMQRAVRGHPLGIMDILRNERISVKRVPCERVYAVTKEIFKTRKVLVTTVERVNAKMLMTAFCFNLHQLRTLKTKGVI, encoded by the coding sequence ATGGATTCTTTTACTGATTTTGCCTTAAATGAAGAATATAAGCGTCTCCAATCTGTCGGAGATAAGCTTGCTGAAATTGAATATTTAGTAGATTGGAAGCCTTTTCGCCCTATTCTGGAGTCAATGTACATAAACAGAACAGCTTCAGGCGGACGGCCTGAAGCTGATGTTATTGTAATGTTCAAGATGCTTGTTCTGCAACAATGGCATGGTCTTTCTGATGCTGAGCTTGAAAAGCAGTGTATTGACAGGATATCCTTTAGGAAATTCCTGGGATTTCCTGAATATGTACCAGACAGTACAACTGTCTGGTCATTCAGGAAGAGAATTATCGACAATGGTAAAGAAAAAGCGGTGTGGGATGAAATGCAGAATCAGCTTGATGCTCTTGGTTTGAAGATTAAAAAAGGAATGATCCAGGATGCAACTTTTATTCACTCAGATCCAGGACATGCAAAAGCAGATGTACTCAGAGGAAAAGATGCGAAAACAAGAAGAAGCAAAGATGGAACCTGGACTAAGAAAAATGGTAAATCTCACTTTGGATACAAACTTCATACAATTATTGATAAGGATTATGAACTAATCAGAAGATTTGAGACAACAACTGCATCACTTCACGATTCACAGGTTGATCTGTCTGAAAAGGGTGAAGTGGTGTATAGAGATAAAGGATATTTTGGAGCAATAGCAAAAGGTTTTGCAGCAACAATGCAACGAGCTGTAAGAGGACATCCTTTAGGAATAATGGATATCCTCAGAAATGAAAGAATAAGTGTGAAAAGAGTCCCTTGCGAAAGAGTGTATGCAGTGACAAAAGAAATATTTAAAACCAGAAAGGTTCTTGTTACAACTGTAGAAAGAGTGAATGCAAAAATGTTGATGACAGCTTTTTGTTTTAATCTGCATCAATTGAGGACACTAAAAACCAAAGGAGTAATTTAG
- a CDS encoding IS66 family transposase, translating to MCIDREEILAVYEAGPEAVVELVTRLLGIIEHQSLQIAQLEERVRHLEEMLEKNSRNSSKPPSTDSYARNKPTVKSQRKKTNKHVGGQNGHPGTTLRINDDPDEVIVHPVNQCVNCGRSLASVPSNYERRQVFDIPPITINCIEHRCEIKTCPKCSHVNKALFPDGVTQPTQYGHRVKSFAVYLHTYQLLPYQRVTKLFSDILGCKISPATLVNTERSCFEKLGAFENTVKHLLKESPVINLDETGMRINAVRNWLHVAGTDKLTYYFAHRKRGSEAMDAMGILPGYTGVATHDFWKPYNKYECQHSLCNAHLLRELTGASENRDQQWPKIMSDLLICIKHHVDNDLLDTELIQRFSEDYDHITCLGVNENPPDPESNVRSKKRGRKKQTTVKNLLDRFIGHKEDILRFMYDQNVPFDNNQAEREIRMTKVQQKISGTFRSEQGAKNFCRIRGYVSTVNKNSESVIDAISAIFYGNSFVPKLQN from the coding sequence ATTTGTATAGACCGCGAAGAAATACTTGCAGTTTATGAAGCTGGTCCAGAAGCAGTAGTAGAACTTGTAACTCGATTACTTGGGATAATTGAACATCAATCTCTCCAAATTGCACAACTTGAAGAGCGTGTCAGGCATTTGGAAGAAATGCTTGAAAAGAATAGTCGCAACAGTAGCAAACCACCTTCTACTGATTCTTATGCACGGAATAAACCAACCGTTAAAAGTCAAAGAAAAAAGACCAATAAGCATGTAGGTGGTCAAAACGGTCATCCTGGTACTACATTAAGAATAAATGATGATCCGGATGAAGTTATTGTTCATCCTGTTAATCAATGCGTCAATTGTGGGAGATCGTTAGCTTCTGTTCCCTCTAACTATGAAAGAAGACAGGTCTTTGACATTCCTCCTATAACTATCAATTGCATTGAACATCGTTGCGAGATTAAAACATGTCCCAAATGTTCTCATGTAAACAAAGCTCTTTTTCCAGATGGTGTAACTCAGCCGACTCAATACGGTCATCGAGTTAAGTCATTTGCAGTTTATTTGCACACTTACCAATTACTTCCTTATCAGCGTGTTACCAAGTTGTTCTCTGATATTTTGGGATGCAAGATAAGTCCTGCTACTTTGGTGAACACGGAACGTAGTTGTTTTGAGAAGCTTGGAGCTTTTGAAAATACAGTGAAACATCTCCTGAAAGAATCTCCTGTCATCAATCTGGATGAAACAGGAATGAGAATAAATGCAGTTCGTAATTGGCTTCATGTGGCAGGTACAGACAAACTGACCTATTATTTTGCACATCGCAAAAGGGGCTCAGAAGCAATGGATGCTATGGGCATATTACCAGGTTACACTGGTGTTGCAACACATGATTTTTGGAAACCGTACAACAAATATGAATGTCAACATTCATTATGTAATGCACATTTATTACGAGAGTTAACTGGAGCTTCCGAAAACAGGGATCAACAGTGGCCAAAGATAATGAGTGATCTCTTGATATGCATTAAACATCATGTTGATAATGATCTTTTAGATACTGAGCTAATTCAAAGGTTCAGTGAGGATTATGATCACATAACTTGTTTAGGAGTGAATGAAAATCCTCCTGATCCGGAATCAAATGTGCGGTCTAAAAAACGAGGACGTAAGAAGCAGACCACGGTAAAGAATTTGCTGGATAGGTTTATTGGCCATAAAGAGGATATCTTGCGATTTATGTACGACCAAAACGTTCCGTTTGATAACAATCAGGCTGAAAGAGAGATCAGAATGACGAAAGTACAGCAGAAGATATCAGGTACTTTCCGCAGTGAACAGGGTGCAAAAAATTTCTGCCGTATAAGAGGATACGTGTCTACTGTTAATAAGAATTCTGAATCTGTTATCGATGCAATTAGTGCAATATTTTATGGCAATTCATTTGTTCCAAAGTTGCAGAATTGA